The sequence GCAATATCTCGCATTCCTGTCCATTGGAATTGCTAGCTAATATGCGACGATGCAATTAGTTAGATGCCGAGACGCTGTTTGTCCTACTTGAAGATTTGAGATGTGGGTTGGGTTGTGTTGTCTCAAGATAAAGAGTTTTACAACCAAAATAAACAGAAATGTATTTCAGTGTTCTGAATTCTCTCTCTATTCCAGAACAGATTTTGGGAATATTCAGGATTGATAGATTGTTGGATATGAAATGAAGCAAAAGATATGTGAATAGTGGAACTAAGTGTAAATAAAGTAACATAATGTAATAGGAAATACtgatttttttgttatttatgaATTCACTTTTATTTGTATTTCAGATGTAAGTGAGACTTTTCTGATGATTAATGGGACTGTGCTAAGATCTCAGATGTCCTTAAAGAACCATAAAATATTGGAATCATTCATGAATCAAAAGGATAACAGTGCAAATTCACCTCGTGGAAACTCATTTGCGAGGTCTTCCAAATTAGGTTTGCTTCATCAAATAGAAGAAAGTGAAAAGAACATGTATATTGGAAATCATTTAGATCCACATATAGCTGCTGCAAAAGCAGCAAGTATGCCTCATTTAAGTAGAATTAGACAAAGGCCATCCTTTGATAGAGATGCTAGATTTAGTCCACACCTAGCTAGAGCAAACCATCTCCAAGTAAACATTAATGGAAGGCAACGTGGCAATCATGGTCCTCTGAATATATTTGGTTCTGATAAAATACCATTACATCAATTAACTCATGGTTCACGTGATTCTCACAACCGTGGTATTCCCATGGAAGCAGGTTCTCAATTTAATATTCAGGATAAAGATTTTAATCTCCAAAAACACAAAGTAATAAAGAGAGTTAAAAGGGAGCCTACATCAGATGATTCACAAGCTGATGACAACAAGGAAATGAAGCCAACTACAATTATAATAATCCCACCAACAACTACAGAACCACCAGAAATCATGTATGAATTTGAATCAGTTTACCCAGAAGTTGTGGAACTGGAGATTGCAATGCCAACAGAAACAACAACACCAACCACCACAGAGCAAGACGAGAATATTACTGTATATGAGATAGCCGGTTCTAAAGGAAAAAAGGTACCCAAAGAGATCATTGTAATGGAAACAAATGTTTCCAAATCCTCTGACGAATCTAAACACGCGTCACTTGCTCGTAAAGCACTCAATCCTGCACATTTCAGTAGGGCTCTTCAAGTATCTGAGACTCTTGAAATTGGTGACAATGATGCCGCTAATTCTTCTGATGATTCTTGGGTCAATCCTCTAGGACAGTTTCTAGATAATGCTGTGAAGGAGAGTCCTGATACAAGTTTCAGGCCAACTCCTGAAACAACTCCGGCAACCAAAAGACTTTCTCAAGAGGAATTTATTAAACTATTCAACGAAGCATATAGGAAAGCCAAAGAGGCTAATAACACTCAAGAGCAAAATGGCGTCTTGGAATATGAAGGgacaaccagcaatccaggcATAGACACGCAGGAAGGTAATAATGATTTATTTCCCCCCGTACATCCCAAGAAAATAATAAAGGAATCAGTTAAAAGTTCTTCATCAAATAATTCTAAAACCAAAACAAATGTTGATGATATGTTTGAGACTAAAGTTAATGAAGAAGTACGAGCTGTAGAACCCAACAAGGATATACAAACTCTGTTTGCTCACGTAATAAGAATAATTAAGATAGATTGTCTGAAACCTAAATTAAAAGCTGCTTGTACAGACCTCCTTACCAAAATAGGACACCTAATGAAGCAGTATGAAGGAAAAGAGTATTTACCTGAACTAGGGTCTTGGAATCCTTCTCTTTTGCGTCCAGACGAAAAAGAAGAAGGAGATGGCAAAGAACCAGAGGTTTTCCCTCCACCGTTGTCGCGACCAGAACAAAAGCAGAAACCGCGCAAAGGACAGGACGCATCAAAAGGAAATTACGTGCCGAACTATGCTGAAATACACACAGAGCAGCCAAAGGTAATTTGACAATTCAAAAATTGTTAGAATTGATCTGTGAgcaatttatatatttaattatttgatCTTAATCTATATTATACTATCCAACAGTAGCTTTATTTAAGCCCAATTTCGTGTCTTCTAGTTCTTTTTAAATTATTAGTATTCATATAaggttgtgtctccattttaactGACCTCTGTTGCCTTTTCATGAATATTTGTGTAAAACCTGTCTAAATTAGAAAGTTGAATGTTTTTCAACACAAGTGTTATTTCCTTTGCTTAATTTGTTGTTTATTTGATGTCAAGATTTCTACCAGAAATCTATCAGTATTTTGTAATGGACTGTTGGTTCTGACCTGTTACTATGATGTAAGCCATTCAGCACCAAAGCATAACTGCAGACCCCCAATCATCTATCATTGTCTTTATCATGCAGTGGCTTTCTTTTGCCATTCGGCATCATTGCCTTGCATCTTGCCATTTTATGTGCTTATCTCTTCCACCCAACCTAGACCATCTCACATCCCAGTTAAGTCCTCAGCTTTGCCATCTTGCAAGACTCCACAGGTTTCTGACTCATTTTGAACTCATGGCTTTGAATCAGCTTTTACTGGTGGACTGCTGTCTACATTCAACCATAAGTCCAAGTGTTGTGTCAGTTTCTCCACAAGTTATAGTTCCAAGCCTAATTCAAATAGTTGCCACCTTAATTCCACTTTGGTTTTTCTGCCGCTTGCCTCCCTATTGTTTTCAGCCACTAAACTACTTCACCTCTTCCTATATTTGTTGCattattaaaaatatttgttGCTCATTTAACATATTAAGTAATGAAGGATGTAAAACTAATGGTCAAAATGTTGCTGCCAGAATGCACTTTTCTCTACCATCCTGTGGTTTCTAATTAAACATATGTTATATAAGTGATAGAAAATGGCGGATGGAAAAAGGTGAGCCAAGAGTATAGGATAAAGTCAGGACTCATGATATGAATTGAAGGAAAACTGTGAGTGAAGAGCAAATGGATCAAGTAAAAGGTTTAGCATGTCATTACAAATACTAATTCAGAACTTTTATATATGACATGGGACAGCAATTTCTCAAAATGCAATAGTTCCAAGATATAGTGTAAAAGATGTGAGTCGTAAACATGGTCCAGTCAACAGATGGTAATGGGTGATCAACAATTGAGGCAAGAGGGGATACATTGCATTGTTTTTATTAAGCAGAGTAACAAACAATATTTtttcccagtgtttaagaaggaactgcagatgctggagaatcgaaggtacacaaaaaatctggagaaactcagcggtaatcacagatgggggacagttagagaggaaattgtgaaactgtctcgggagagaagaagggtttcggcccgaaacattgcctatttccttcgctcc is a genomic window of Leucoraja erinacea ecotype New England chromosome 27, Leri_hhj_1, whole genome shotgun sequence containing:
- the LOC129710395 gene encoding uncharacterized protein LOC129710395 isoform X2 translates to MAEGHVAVFLLLFGHFYIGLMQSNTTNSESQNASCPVLCTCTSWLLSCIGAGKWHQLDNVPFIRGSSYIFNTLELGENDITTVQESNWLPYRWTETLDLHGNQLQTLQKDSFEGLILVKKLNLSGNVITKIAGFTFQALPFLENLDLSGNKVAKLLDGTFKSWHGLRFFRQLNLNANPLEVIENDAFDKLPSMQYLDLRGTKLSVQMMYPAFVAVPNIVQLDLPDGVRCCLCYVARTIEILYNTVKIECSNPCANDTSCDVSETFLMINGTVLRSQMSLKNHKILESFMNQKDNSANSPRGNSFARSSKLGLLHQIEESEKNMYIGNHLDPHIAAAKAASMPHLSRIRQRPSFDRDARFSPHLARANHLQVNINGRQRGNHGPLNIFGSDKIPLHQLTHGSRDSHNRGIPMEAGSQFNIQDKDFNLQKHKVIKRVKREPTSDDSQADDNKEMKPTTIIIIPPTTTEPPEIMYEFESVYPEVVELEIAMPTETTTPTTTEQDENITVYEIAGSKGKKVPKEIIVMETNVSKSSDESKHASLARKALNPAHFSRALQVSETLEIGDNDAANSSDDSWVNPLGQFLDNAVKESPDTSFRPTPETTPATKRLSQEEFIKLFNEAYRKAKEANNTQEQNGVLEYEGTTSNPGIDTQEDEKEEGDGKEPEVFPPPLSRPEQKQKPRKGQDASKGNYVPNYAEIHTEQPKKNASLSAVEYGHKLLLAIAVTVVVMIIIAVVCLIEICSQRSESKTPAGDGAKKESKSPLKKVTDRLTGKKSKKDAQQTPLLDEDMDLPKPLWLQDLYQPLDSVRKKSMGHGSHYKESSDEEEVFSRSHMSAPTESRNP
- the LOC129710395 gene encoding leucine-rich repeat-containing protein 37A-like isoform X1, with protein sequence MAEGHVAVFLLLFGHFYIGLMQSNTTNSESQNASCPVLCTCTSWLLSCIGAGKWHQLDNVPFIRGSSYIFNTLELGENDITTVQESNWLPYRWTETLDLHGNQLQTLQKDSFEGLILVKKLNLSGNVITKIAGFTFQALPFLENLDLSGNKVAKLLDGTFKSWHGLRFFRQLNLNANPLEVIENDAFDKLPSMQYLDLRGTKLSVQMMYPAFVAVPNIVQLDLPDGVRCCLCYVARTIEILYNTVKIECSNPCANDTSCDVSETFLMINGTVLRSQMSLKNHKILESFMNQKDNSANSPRGNSFARSSKLGLLHQIEESEKNMYIGNHLDPHIAAAKAASMPHLSRIRQRPSFDRDARFSPHLARANHLQVNINGRQRGNHGPLNIFGSDKIPLHQLTHGSRDSHNRGIPMEAGSQFNIQDKDFNLQKHKVIKRVKREPTSDDSQADDNKEMKPTTIIIIPPTTTEPPEIMYEFESVYPEVVELEIAMPTETTTPTTTEQDENITVYEIAGSKGKKVPKEIIVMETNVSKSSDESKHASLARKALNPAHFSRALQVSETLEIGDNDAANSSDDSWVNPLGQFLDNAVKESPDTSFRPTPETTPATKRLSQEEFIKLFNEAYRKAKEANNTQEQNGVLEYEGTTSNPGIDTQEGNNDLFPPVHPKKIIKESVKSSSSNNSKTKTNVDDMFETKVNEEVRAVEPNKDIQTLFAHVIRIIKIDCLKPKLKAACTDLLTKIGHLMKQYEGKEYLPELGSWNPSLLRPDEKEEGDGKEPEVFPPPLSRPEQKQKPRKGQDASKGNYVPNYAEIHTEQPKKNASLSAVEYGHKLLLAIAVTVVVMIIIAVVCLIEICSQRSESKTPAGDGAKKESKSPLKKVTDRLTGKKSKKDAQQTPLLDEDMDLPKPLWLQDLYQPLDSVRKKSMGHGSHYKESSDEEEVFSRSHMSAPTESRNP